A genomic segment from Nicotiana sylvestris chromosome 1, ASM39365v2, whole genome shotgun sequence encodes:
- the LOC104216225 gene encoding uncharacterized protein, with amino-acid sequence MLRACIHEFGRSWDTYLPLDEFAYNNSFQSSIQMASYEALYGRRCRSSIGWFEAGETNLLGPDLVQEAMDKVQLIRQRLLTAQSRQKSYADKRRRDLVFTIGDKVFLRVSPMKGVMRFGKRGKLSHKFIGLYEILDRVGAVAYRLALPPELSFIHLVFHISMLRKCISDSSQIIEAPTIPLDEKLSYEEEPMAIVDRQVRNLRSREIMFVKVLWRNHTIEEATWEVEKDMQAKYPHLFSLQVRT; translated from the coding sequence ATGTTGAGAGCTTGCATTCATGAGTTTGGAAGAAGTTGGGACACTTACCTACCTTTAgatgaatttgcttacaacaatagctttcagtccagtattcaaatgGCATCGTACGAAGCATTATATGGTAGAAGATGTCGTTCTTCTATCGGATGGTTTGAAGCTGGTGAGACTAACTTATTGGGACCCGACTTAGTACAAGAAGCTATGGACAAAGTCCAGTTGATCAGACAGAGATTGCTTACAGCTCAAAGTAGACAAAAGTCTTATGCtgataagagaagaagagatttaGTGTTCACAATTGGAGATAAAGTGTTCTTACGAGTCTCTCCCATGAAAGGTGTGATGCGATTTGGGAAAAGAGGCAAGCTGAGCCACAAGTTTATAGGACTGTATGAGATACTAGACCGAGTAGGAGCTGTGGCTTATCGTTTGGCACTTCCTCCTGAGTTGTCCTTTATTCATCTAGTTTTTCATATCTCGATGTTAAGGAAATGTATATCAGACTCATCTCAGATAATTGAAGCCCCTACTATACCACTTGATGAAAAGTTGTCTTACGAGGAGGAACCGATGGCAATTGTTGATAGACAAGTAAGAAACCTACGGTCAAGAGAAATTATGTTCGTTAAAGTTTTGTGGAGAAATCATACCATTGAAGAAGCTACTTGGGAAGTAGAAAAAGATATGCAAGCGAAGTATCCTCATTTGTTCAGTCTACAGGTACGAACTTGA